In Leishmania mexicana MHOM/GT/2001/U1103 complete genome, chromosome 34, one DNA window encodes the following:
- a CDS encoding putative ATP-dependent RNA helicase: protein MEYINDKKISDTEYQRDGAVEGGDVNTFRDDRPEYSRGGRGRRGGAHRSDNWRSDPSGGGGGGGNRDDNEEYHGGRGGYRGGRGGRGGGRGRGSYNAWTNREARDEDNASPAASDAAGDRACTSNPSTTPAPASAPAPAAAAVPTPASATVSDPEKAPASLPAEAGGFAPRAHERREAAAEPWNREDDRGYSRGGRGGYRSGGRNCDGGFGGRGGRGGRRYYDAEEEGGSGYRRREYDDCEGEEGGYSRNNDSGYGGGGYRRGGYGGRGGRGGRRYYDDEDDYGESGDRGADRPGGTGNEDDDYEDGGYDAYRRGGSRWRRGGYGRDYDHDRQRGRGERGGRRDFRSFRNEDDAVEESGGAQGNAWASSPAPTEARTVPQESIPAPATAAGAVAPRSAVPDPARAEEGAPSADPPQTQPGIRRVTRASHLRRNCHDEAKVMELFEHRHRQSGISLDNYDSIPVEMVPRDVKPVEDFADLLVEPALAANIERCGYKKPTPVQRYGIPVALSGSDLMACAQTGSGKTAAFLIPVVQYMLVHGVSPARQRKSYPIALVLAPTRELAVQIFDEVRKLTFNTDIFYDVVYGGTRYPQRFEQDILVACPGRLRDMFNEEYLSFSAIKFLILDEADRMLEMGFEEQIEELVASRYTDMPTVDERQTFMFSATFPQRILNLAKRYLRRKYYLLTVGRVGSTTKNITQTIEHVPDNEKMDRLLQIIYGHEMSDMVLIFVETKKMAEDVNRRLHREGISSTTIHGDRRQQDREAALEDFKQKVTPILVATDVASRGLDIPDVAHVVQFDLPQEMDDYTHRIGRTGRAGNKGIATAFYNRNNRRLALDLHKYFSEHGQEIPKWFQQEAELVEGEALLSRDMGGGGRRRGGGGGGGGGHRSGGPGGRGGGAGGSWGDSRPSAPSGGGRRGGGMDDGGF from the coding sequence ATGGAATATATCAACGATAAGAAAATCTCCGACACTGAGTATCAACGAGATGGCGCCGTGGAAGGTGGTGATGTAAACACCTTCCGTGACGACCGACCCGAATACTCACGTGGTGGACGCGGCCGCAGGGGCGGGGCTCACCGATCGGACAACTGGCGCTCTGACCCttcgggcggcggcggcggcggaggcaaTCGCGACGACAATGAGGAGTACCATGGGGGACGCGGTGGCTACcgcggcggtcgcggcggccgtggcggtggtcgcGGTCGTGGCTCCTACAATGCCTGGACAAACCGTGAAGCCCGCGACGAGGACAACGCCAGCCCGGCAGCGTCTGATGCCGCTGGTGACCGCGCCTGTACCAGCAATCCTTCCACGACTCCGGCTCCCGCCAGCGCTCctgcgccggctgctgctgctgtgccaaCCCCGGCGAGTGCTACTGTGAGCGACCCGGAGAAGGCGCCGGCCAGCCTTCCTGCTGAGGCTGGCGGTTTCGCCCCTCGTGCGCACGAGAGacgggaggcggcggctgagcCCTGGAACCGCGAGGATGACCGTGGCTACAGCCGCGGCGGACGTGGTGGTTACCGCTCTGGCGGCCGCAACTGCGACGGTGGCTTCGGCGGCCGTGGTGGTCGGGGTGGCCGGCGCTACTAcgatgcggaggaggagggcggtaGCGGCTACCGCCGTCGCGAGTATGATGACTGCgagggtgaggagggcggcTACTCTCGCAACAACGACAGCGGCTATGGCGGTGGAGGCTACCGTCGTGGCGGCTACGGCGGTCGTGGAGGTCGCGGTGGCCGGCGTTActacgacgacgaggacgactaCGGCGAGAGTGGCGACCGTGGCGCCGACCGTCCCGGCGGTACGGGcaacgaagacgacgactACGAGGACGGCGGCTACGATGCCTACCGCCGCGGTGGCTCTCGCTGGCGTCGTGGGGGTTATGGCCGCGACTACGACCACGaccgccagcgcggacgTGGTGAGCGTGGTGGTCGCCGTGACTTCCGCTCCTTCCGcaacgaggacgacgccgtgGAGGAGTCCGGCGGCGCTCAGGGCAACGCGTGGGCCTCGTCGCCTGCGCCGACGGAGGCGCGGACGGTGCCGCAGGAATCTATCCCGGCTCCGGcgactgccgctggcgcggtTGCGCCGCGCTCAGCCGTCCCGGATCCCGCGAGggctgaagaaggcgcgccTTCGGCAGATCCCCCGCAGACGCAGCCGGGCATTCGTCGCGTCACACGTGCCTCGCACCTGCGCCGTAATTGCCACGACGAGGCCAAGGTGATGGAGCTCTttgagcaccgccaccgccagtCGGGCATTTCACTGGACAACTACGACAGCATTCCGGTTGAGATGGTGCCGCGCGATGTAAAACCCGTGGAGGACTTCGCCGATCTGCTTGTCGAGCCGGCGCTGGCCGCTAACATCGAGCGCTGTGGCTACAAGAAGCCGACGCCTGTGCAGCGGTACGGTATCCCGGTCGCGCTGTCCGGTAGCGATCTCATGGCGTGCGCGCAGACGGGTTCTGGTAAGACGGCTGCCTTCCTGATCCCCGTCGTGCAGTACATGCTCGTCCACGGTGTGTCgccggcgcgccagcgcAAGAGCTACCCCAttgcgctggtgctggcgccgaCGCGCGAGCTGGCCGTGCAGATCTTTGACGAGGTTCGCAAGCTCACCTTCAACACGGATATCTTCTACGACGTCGTGTACGGTGGAACCCGCTACCCGCAGCGCTTCGAGCAGGATATCCTGGTCGCCTGCCCTGGCCGGCTGCGCGATATGTTCAACGAGGAGTAcctctctttctccgctATCAAGTTCCTGATTCTCGATGAGGCGGACCGTATGTTGGAGATGGGATTTGAGGAGCAGATCGAGGAGCTCGTCGCGTCTCGCTACACCGATATGCCGACCGTCGATGAGCGCCAGACCTTCATGTTCAGTGCCACATTCCCGCAGCGCATCCTCAACCTCGCCAAGCGCTACCTGCGCCGCAAGTACTACTTGCTTACCGTCGGTCGTGTCGGGTCGACGACGAAGAACATCACCCAGACGATCGAGCACGTGCCGGACAACGAGAAGATGGACCGCCTGCTGCAAATCATCTACGGCCACGAGATGAGCGATATGGTGCTGATCTTTGTGGAGACGAAGAAGATGGCTGAGGACGTAaaccgccgcctgcaccgcgagggcatcagcagcaccacgaTCCACGGCGACCGTCGTCAGCAGGATCGCGAGGCGGCCCTCGAGGATTTTAAACAGAAGGTGACGCCCATCCTGGTCGCAACGGATGTGGCCTCTCGTGGTTTGGACATCCCTGATGTGGCGCACGTTGTGCAGTTTGACCTGCCGCAGGAGATGGACGACTACACGCATCGCATCGGCCGTACCGGTCGCGCCGGTAACAAGGGTATCGCGACTGCGTTTTACAACCGCAACAACCGCCGCCTTGCGCTCGACCTGCACAAGTACTTTTCGGAGCATGGTCAGGAGATTCCCAAATGGTTTCAACAAGAGGCGGAGCTCGTCgagggcgaggcgctgctgtctcGCGACAtgggaggcggtgggcgtcgtcgtggtggcggtggtggtggtggtggcggtcaCCGTTCCGGCGGTCcgggcggccgcggcggtggtgccggtg